Below is a window of Haloglycomyces albus DSM 45210 DNA.
CGACGGTATTCCACGGTCGCTTCCGGTCATCCGGAAGCAGTGCTCGTGGCACCGGACTGCGCCGACTTCGTATCCGCGTTCCGCCCGGAACCCAGGTTACGTTCCAAGACGGCGAGATAGGTGGGTTCGGCTTCTTTCCACAAGCGGCACCCGATCGGGGTCGTTGCCAGAAACACCGCACGACGATCGCTCGAACACGCACCACGCGTGACTGCGCCCAACTTCTCCAGCCGAGTCACGGTTCGGGAAAAGGCACTCTGGCTCAAATAAAGTTGACCTTGCAGCTCTTTCATCAGAATCTTGGCCGGACCCTCGCCACACACCTGGGCGAGCGCATCAAGAACGCTGAACTCACTGAGCCCCAAACCGTGTCGCTCGCCGAGCTCTTGCTCCAGCTGACAGGCGATCCCATGATACGAGTTAAGAATGTCACACCAGTCTTGTCGCACTTTCGGGAGTTCACTTTTGCCCATGACCTGCAGTTTAACACGTTACAAATTTTTATGCCAGTACATTATATGCTTTGACATTAAATGTCGACGCATGTAATCTCGGCGCCGTGACTACGACAGAAGAAAACCAAACCACCCCAAACCAACACCACCACAGACCGTCCTGGTCACCGGCACTCTGGACGGTACTCATCACCGCCTCCTTCGCGCTCTGCCTTGATGCGCTCGACGTCTCGATGATCGGAGTGGCACTCCCCAGCATCGGTAACGAACTGGGGATGTCCAATAGTTCCCTGCAATGGATCGTGTCCGGATACGTCCTCGGATACGGTGGCCTGCTTCTCCTCGGCGGCCGCGCCGCCGACCTACTAGGACGCAAGAAGGTCTTCGTCGTATCGCTCATAGTGTTCGGAACCGCTTCACTCGTCGGTGGTCTGGTCAATGACGGCACGCTCCTTATTGCCAGTCGTATCGTCAAAGGTGTCGCCGCGGCCTTTACCGCTCCTGCCGCCATGTCGATTGTGACGACCACATTCGCCGCCGGCCCCGACCGCAACCGAGCATTGTCCATCTTCGCGGTATTCGGAGCCAGCGGCTATGCTTCAGGGCTCGTCCTATCCGGCCTACTGACCGAAATCGGCTGGCGGTGGACCTTCCTAGCGCCCGCACCTGTCGTCTTGGCGGTACTCATCGCCGCCGTCATCTTCTTCCCACGCGATCCCGAACGGGAACGTGGACACTTCGACCTGGTTGGGGCCCTGACCCTGACGGGTGGAATGCTCAGCACGGTTTACGCCATCGTCACCGCTCCCGAAACGGGCTTTACCGTCGATGTCTGGATCGCGGCCATCTCGGCAGTGGTATTGATATCGGCGTTCTTTATCGTGGAGCAGCGAGTCGCCGATCCGCTCATCCGTCTATCGGTCCTGCGCAACGGGACGATGGTGCGGGCCAATATCGCTCTGATGGCGCTCTTCGGCTCCTACCTGAGCTTCCAGACCATGATGTCGCTGTACCTCCAGAATGGACTCGGCTGGGGTGCCTTGGTCATGGCCATGGCGCTGGCTCCGGCCGGATTGATCGTCGCGTTCCTCTCTCCCTCGGTTGGACGTCTGATTGACAGGTGGGGAACCACTCCCCTCATCATGGGCTCCCTGGCCTCGATGTTCGTCGGCTACGTGCTATTCCTCTGGCGCGGCGGCTCTCCCGAACCGAACTACGTCGCCGACTACCTTCCCAGCGTCATCCTCTTCGGCCTTGGCTTCGCACTCGGCTTCTCCAGCATCATTTCCCAGGCCACCGGCACGGTCGGCGATGCCGACCAGGGCCTGGCGTCCGGGCTTGTCAATACCTCAGGACAGGTCGGCGGCGCGCTTGTGCTCGCGGTGGTGACCGGACTGATCGGCAATGCCGCCGGTAGCGGATTCGCCCAATTCCAACCCGGACTTATATTCGTCGCCGGCGTGGCCTTGGTCGGTTTTGCCGTGGCGGCACTACCGATGACGCGACGAAACAGCAGCCTTACGCTGACCACCTCCTAGCACCAACAGACCAAAAAGGGAACCGGGCAATCGGGGCGAGACGCGTGCGCGTCTCGCCCCGATTTCTCTCCCGCCACCATCCACGAAACCATCAGACCTCCTGGATTGGGACGTGCGGTGTATCATGTTTCGCGCCCGTCTCAATGTAATCGACGCGATGATCGGGTAAGGTCTTGTCTGCGCCGTTAGCTCAACTGGCAGAGCTGCGGACTTTTAATCCGTAGGTTGTGGGTTCGAGTCCCACACGGCGCACCGAAAACACGGCACTGGGCCGGAGGATGGTTCCTCCGGCCCAGTGCCGTATCGGTTCAATCAGCCTGGCAACTCAGCTTCGAGCTCAACCGATTCATCTTAATCAATAGACGTCCGATCCCATCCAGTCGTCGTATCCGTATCCGACCGGATCATCGTAGTCACGACCCAGCCACGACACATCGGTACCGGCTGCCGCGCAGCTCTCCAATGTCAACTGGGACCCTTTGTCACCCTGTGGGAACGCGACACACAAATCTTCATCCACCGTCGAACGCAGTTTATCGCCGTCAACGGTGAACAATTGATTGTCCGTACCGGTGCACTTCCACAGAATCAGGTTCGTGCCGGCTGCGACCTCTCCACCTTCAGCGTCAACGCAACGAGCCTGACTGAGCTCGATCTGAATCGTCTGCGTGCCTTCGTCATATCGGAAACCTTGATTCCGGCCACCATGACAATCCCAGCTCACCAGCGGCGTTGAGTACCGCGAATTATAGCCTTCGGCATCCATACAGTAACCGGAAGCATCGTCCACGACATCCTGGAATTCGAAGAATCCCTCATAGACTTCGGGATCACCGGTGTAGTTCACATCGACACAGGTTCCATTCTGCCAATCCGGATTGGCATAGAAGGAGCTAATGCAATCCGCGAATGCTCCGTGACCTCGATAGTTCGGGTGAAAGGACTGCCGAACCATGTGTTCGAACTCCCCCGCATCCCAATCAATATAGAGCCCACGCGCCCAGGGGTTCTCCGAACACACCGCGTGGCCGTCGAACAATCGGCTGAGGTCCAGGTACCGCACGTCCTTATTGAGGGCGGCCTGTCGCACTCCATCCTGGAAGATCGCCACCGCCTTGTTGCGAGCAAACGCCTGGTCCTCTAGATATCCGAGACAACCTCCGTCGTACCAACCGGGAAAGTCAGGATTGTCTTCCACGTCGGGGCTCATAGGAGACGGATATGACATGTACACCAGTTCATAATCCGATTCCAGGTATCCCGCACCGGTCATGGTACCTCGAATGGCGGTAATCGATTCTTCGATTCCTTCTTGGGTCACGCTTACCCTTGCGGCCCAATCGTCGGTGTAATCCGGCCAGCAAGGCCCTTGGAACAGGACCCGGTTAGTGACACAGTCGGACATGGTCGGCCCGAATTCCACTCCACCTTGATCATTGGCTCCGACCGCCACGAAGATCATTTTGACGTTCGTATTGCGAGCCTTGATCGCGAGATTGTCCCCCTGATTCAATTCATCCCATTGCGACGCACCCGAACCTTCGATCAGGTGCGGTGTCTGCGCTCCGGAACAAGCCAGGTTGTAAACCTCGTCGGAGGAGATATCCGTGCGAAACATGGCCTGGTCGTATGACCTGTGGCACCAGTTTCCCTCTCGGTCGGTGTCCGGGTCGTAGTTTCCGACGCCTTCTCCGGATATTTCGCTGTCACCCATGGATACCAGCGACGTGTCCCGATCCTCAAGGTCACGAATCTCGGGACTGCCATACAGCTCCGTCGCCTCAGAGGCACGAATCTGCTCAAGATGGTCGGGCAATGGAACCACATCCGGTCGATTCACCTGAATCTCCCCTTGAGCGTTAGCGCCTCCCGGCGCGGCCACCAAGGCGAAAACCAGAGCGAAGGCCGACATTGCGATGAGCGACTGTCGTAGGCGCTTCATGGCTCCCCTTTCTCTCGACAGAGATATTTATCTATACCTACCAGACGGTAGCATTACCCGAAAGTAGTTACATGTCGAGATCTAGAACAGTCTAATAACCGACATCTCCCGATATCTTTTCCCGTTGGAATAAGCCGGCCTCCAGGAGCTGCCTTCCCCGTCTGAGTAGCGGCGAACGCATCGAAGCTTTCTACTCCCATCAGCGCTCGCCCCATCCCCCGGAGCCGCAATACCGTTAGGTATCTGACACTATATAAAGTCATGGATTACACGGGCATGGTCGAACCAGGCGGTTCCGCACAGACCTTGGAACTTAAGCAGCTAAGCATCACCAAATTCTCAGTCTCGGCAATGGACAATAATTGCTATCTCTTGCGAGACAAAGAGTCCGGGCAGAAGCTACTCATCGACGCGGCGGCCGACGCGCCCCGAATACTCGAAGTAACGGGAACCGATCTCAGCGCCGTGATCACAACTCATAAACACTGGGATCACGTACGCGCACTACAACAGGTCATCGAAGCTACCGGCGCACGCTCCTACGCGCATCCCGACGATAGTCCCGAAATTCCCATCGTCACCAACGCGGTACATGACGGTGACGTCATTCGACTCGGTGCCACTGAACTCTCCATCATTCACTTGGTAGGCCATACCCCCGGATCCATCGCCGTTCGTTATCTCGATCCACACGGGCACGGCCATATCTTCACAGGTGACTCTCTATTCCCTGGGGGCGTAGGGAAGACACATAGCACCGAGGATTTCAAAAGTCTCATTTCCGACGTCGAGGAAAAACTCTTCAAACTGTCAACCGACAATACTCACGTTTACCCGGGTCACGGGAACGACACCACCATCGGTACCGAACGCCCGCACCTCGACGAATGGCAGAAACGAGGCTGGTAACCACAGTCGTCCACTCTCAGATTGAGATGCCTTCAACAAGGTGCCGAGGGCATCTCAACTCGCCGCGTATACCGTACCGGTTTCCGAACGCGGATCGGCAGCGCCAACCGGACGGTCTTCCTCCATTGCAATAACATGGGCATGCCCGAACGCGGAACCCGCGTCCGCCTCCAAACACCTATGCCCACATCGACGCAACTCACTTGCCCAGTCCAATGCCGCGCCTGACTCTAGATCAACGTCGAATTCTTTCCGACCATTGCTTTCAGCATCCTGACCGGAACCCGGAGAATATCTGGCCTGATTCCAAGTATCGAAACCGGTTTCACCAGGATGGAGCCTCCAGCGCGGTTCCCACATCGCTTGCGCCGGAGACTGCCCATGCAGCAACACCCTCGTTACGAGTTGCATCAGAATTTGCGGTTGGGAGTCACCACCCATCGTGGTGGCAATCAACCGCAGATCATTATTGGAGTCGGTCGCCAAAAACGGCACCAAGGTATGCGCGGGGCGCTTTCCTGGTCGGTATTCTCCGGGGTGTCCTGGCACCAGATTGAATCCGACGCCGCGATTCTGCAGCCCGATACCCGTTGTGGGTTCAAACAGATGCGAACCAAACCCAGCCGCGTTCGATTGGATATATGAAACCGACATACCGTCTCTATCGCAAACGGCCAATGCAGTGGTTCCCCCAGCAGCCTGTGCATCGGGGACGTCAACTCGGCCGTGTGGAGAGATCAGTTCGGCCCGCGCCACCGCATCGTCCAATACCGACTGCACATCCGAATCGTCAAACAGGACATCCGAGCGATCGGAGCCCACAACCCGTGCCGCTTCGGAAGTCAAATGAGCCCATTGCCCTGAACCAGGGTTCTCCGGCAACCAGCCCTTATCGTTCAATCGCTCGATGGCCTTCAAACCCGCCAAGGCCATATATCCCTGTGAATTAGCAGGTGCAGTCCACAACCGCAGTCCAAACACATTCAAGTACAGCGGCTCAACCCACTCTGCCTGAGACGTATTCAAATCAGCTTCAGTGTATTCACCACCACCCATTCGGATCAGCCCACGGCCAAACTCACCACGATAAAACCCGTCGCGACCTTCCTCAGCAATAGCCGCAAACGTTCGCGCAACTCCCGGTCGCCGCAGAATCGAACCGGCTACCGGGCCACCTTCGTCCACATCCACATTCCAGAGGTCTTCCGCCCCCGGCACTCCCTTAAGGCGCTCACGTACCGCCCGGGCGAGCATTCCTGTTGCCGCAAAGCCCTCATCCGCCACCTTACGTGCGGGCTCCAACAACTCTCCCAATGAGAAAGTACCGTACCTGTCAACAAGCTCGACCCAACCGTCAACGCACCCTGGCACCGGAGTTAGCCGGATATCGTTGCGGAACGGCATAGTAGTGTGCCCCTCCTGCCGCATACGTGCTGCATCCGCACCCGAACCCGCTCGGCCCGAAGCGTTTAGGCAACCCGGTTCAGCGTCCCCACGCTGTTGTACGAGCGCAAAGAGATCCCCACCCATACCGCACATATGTGGCGCGACCACAGACAACACAGCACCCGCAGCCACGGCGGCATCGACCGCGTTTCCGCCCGCGTTCAGGATGTCACGCCCGGCCGCGCTCGCCAGTGGGTCAATCGTAGAGATCAAACTCTTTGAAGGCATGTTTCATACTGTAAACCGTATTGCTAGCCGTTCGGTAAGTGGACTCTCATGGTAGAGGTCATTACATTAAACATATTCAGAATTCTGAAGGAATAGAAATCGACGACTGCTAGTGTTTGTGTGGGTGGTGTGGATGCCGCTCTATACCCCTACCACCAGACACAAAAAGGAGAAGGGGGAAAAGCCAGTGGCTTCTCCCCCTTCTCCTATTCACAAATAAAATTAAATTGTTTGGCAGCGACCTACTCTCCCACACCCCCACGAGTGCAGTACCATCAGCGCAGAAAGCCTTAACCACCAGGTTCGGAATGGAACTGAGTGTACCCCTCCCGCACACACCACCAAACAAAAACACACAGGCCAACACACCCAGGAACACAAACCCCAGCATGTTGCCTCAGAATCATATAATGCACGTGAGCATCAAATCTCTACCCCAACCAACCCCCAAAAAAGGGAAATATTGGTTAAGCTCTCGGCCATTAGTACCGGTCCACTCCACAAGTCACCCTGCTTCCATACCCGGCCTATCAACCCCATCATCTCTAGGGAACCTCACCAACAAACCAATGTTGACGGAGATCTCATCTCGAAGCACGCTTCCCACTTAGATGCTTTCAGCGGTTATCGCTCCCGAACGTAGCCAACCAGCCATGCCCCTGGCGGAACAACTGGCACACCAGCGGTTCGTCCATCCCGGTCCTCTCGTACTAGGGACAGCCCCTCATCAAATCTCCAACGCGCGCGGCGGATAGGGACCGAACTGTCTCACGACGTTCTAAACCCAGCTCGCGTGCCGCTTTAATGGGCGAACAGCCCAACCCTTGGGACCAACTCCAGCCCCAGGATGCGACGAGCCGACATCGAGGTGCCAAACCATCCCGTCGATACGGACTCTTGGGGAAGATCAGCCTGTTATCCCCGGGGTACCTTTTATCCGTTGAGCGACACCACACCCGTACGTTGATGCCGGATCACTAGCCCCAACTTTCGTTCCTGCTCGACCCGTCAGTCTCACAGTCAAGCACCCTTATACGCTTACACTCACCAACTGGTTTCCAACCAGCCCGAGGGCACCATTGAACGCCTCCGTTACCATTTAGGAGGCAACCGCCCCAGTTAAACTACCCACCAGGCACTGTCCCCCAACCCGATCAGGGCCGAAGGTTAGACACACCATCAAACCAGAGCAGTATTTCACCAACGACTCCACCAACACTAGCGTGCCAGCTTCCCAGTCTCCTGCCTATCCTACACAAACCAAACAGTGCACCAATACCAAGCTATAGTAAAGGTCCCGGGGTCTTTCCGTCCTGCCGCGCGAAACGAGCATCTTTACTCGTACTGCAATTTCGCCGAGCATATGGTTGAGACAGCAAGGGAATCGTTACGCCATTCGTGCAGGTCGGAACTTACCCGACAAGGAATTTCGCTACCTTAGGATGGTTATAGTTACCACCGCCGTTTACTGGCGCTTCAATTCACCACGACACCCCACAGGGCTAATGGATCCTCTTAACGTTCCAGCACCGGGCAGGCGTCAGTCCATATACCTCACCTCACGGCTTCGCATGGACCTATGTTTTTAGTAAACAGTCGTTCCCCACCAGACTCTGCAACCCCCACCAGCTCACAGTCGCTTGACTACACCAGTAAGGGCCCTCCTTCTCCCGAAGTTACGGAGGCAATTTGCCGAATTCCTTAACCATACATCACTCGAACGCCTCAGTATACTCTACCTGACCACCAGTGTCGGTTTAGGGTACGGGCCGAACAACACTCGCTAGAGGCTTTTCTCGACACCACGGAATCACAGAATTCAACCCAACGGTCTACGCATCAGCGCTCACCCACACCCACTCAAGGGCCATTGCTCGGATTTACCTAAACAACGGGCTACCNCCTTNCCCCGCCTCATCCACCAGACGGTACTGCTATCCCCATGCGTCACCCCATCACTACACTACCAACAGAAAGGACCCCAACCAGATCAAAACAGCCAAGAAGCAAAACCCCTCAACCATCCGTCACCAGCCGGTTAGCATAACTGCCTTCGCACAACACGCATCACTCGGGTACCGGAATATCAACCGGTCAACCATCGACTACGCCTCACGGCCTCGCCTTAGGACCCGACTAACCCAGAGCGGAACAACCGTCCTCTGGAACCCTTAGTCAAACGGCGGACTAGATTCTCACTAGCCTTACGCTACTCATGCCTGCATTCTCACTCGCACACACTCCACGGACACACCCCAACGGGCTAGCTCACGCTTCCGCTTCCCCGCATGCACGACGCTCCCCTACCCACACACAACCACCAACGTGGCCACATGCGCTACGGCTTCGGCGGTGCACTTCAGCCCCGCTACATTATCGGCGCTCAAC
It encodes the following:
- a CDS encoding gamma-glutamyltransferase family protein; protein product: MPSKSLISTIDPLASAAGRDILNAGGNAVDAAVAAGAVLSVVAPHMCGMGGDLFALVQQRGDAEPGCLNASGRAGSGADAARMRQEGHTTMPFRNDIRLTPVPGCVDGWVELVDRYGTFSLGELLEPARKVADEGFAATGMLARAVRERLKGVPGAEDLWNVDVDEGGPVAGSILRRPGVARTFAAIAEEGRDGFYRGEFGRGLIRMGGGEYTEADLNTSQAEWVEPLYLNVFGLRLWTAPANSQGYMALAGLKAIERLNDKGWLPENPGSGQWAHLTSEAARVVGSDRSDVLFDDSDVQSVLDDAVARAELISPHGRVDVPDAQAAGGTTALAVCDRDGMSVSYIQSNAAGFGSHLFEPTTGIGLQNRGVGFNLVPGHPGEYRPGKRPAHTLVPFLATDSNNDLRLIATTMGGDSQPQILMQLVTRVLLHGQSPAQAMWEPRWRLHPGETGFDTWNQARYSPGSGQDAESNGRKEFDVDLESGAALDWASELRRCGHRCLEADAGSAFGHAHVIAMEEDRPVGAADPRSETGTVYAAS
- a CDS encoding MFS transporter translates to MTTTEENQTTPNQHHHRPSWSPALWTVLITASFALCLDALDVSMIGVALPSIGNELGMSNSSLQWIVSGYVLGYGGLLLLGGRAADLLGRKKVFVVSLIVFGTASLVGGLVNDGTLLIASRIVKGVAAAFTAPAAMSIVTTTFAAGPDRNRALSIFAVFGASGYASGLVLSGLLTEIGWRWTFLAPAPVVLAVLIAAVIFFPRDPERERGHFDLVGALTLTGGMLSTVYAIVTAPETGFTVDVWIAAISAVVLISAFFIVEQRVADPLIRLSVLRNGTMVRANIALMALFGSYLSFQTMMSLYLQNGLGWGALVMAMALAPAGLIVAFLSPSVGRLIDRWGTTPLIMGSLASMFVGYVLFLWRGGSPEPNYVADYLPSVILFGLGFALGFSSIISQATGTVGDADQGLASGLVNTSGQVGGALVLAVVTGLIGNAAGSGFAQFQPGLIFVAGVALVGFAVAALPMTRRNSSLTLTTS
- a CDS encoding MarR family winged helix-turn-helix transcriptional regulator, translated to MGKSELPKVRQDWCDILNSYHGIACQLEQELGERHGLGLSEFSVLDALAQVCGEGPAKILMKELQGQLYLSQSAFSRTVTRLEKLGAVTRGACSSDRRAVFLATTPIGCRLWKEAEPTYLAVLERNLGSGRNADTKSAQSGATSTASG
- a CDS encoding ricin-type beta-trefoil lectin domain protein is translated as MKRLRQSLIAMSAFALVFALVAAPGGANAQGEIQVNRPDVVPLPDHLEQIRASEATELYGSPEIRDLEDRDTSLVSMGDSEISGEGVGNYDPDTDREGNWCHRSYDQAMFRTDISSDEVYNLACSGAQTPHLIEGSGASQWDELNQGDNLAIKARNTNVKMIFVAVGANDQGGVEFGPTMSDCVTNRVLFQGPCWPDYTDDWAARVSVTQEGIEESITAIRGTMTGAGYLESDYELVYMSYPSPMSPDVEDNPDFPGWYDGGCLGYLEDQAFARNKAVAIFQDGVRQAALNKDVRYLDLSRLFDGHAVCSENPWARGLYIDWDAGEFEHMVRQSFHPNYRGHGAFADCISSFYANPDWQNGTCVDVNYTGDPEVYEGFFEFQDVVDDASGYCMDAEGYNSRYSTPLVSWDCHGGRNQGFRYDEGTQTIQIELSQARCVDAEGGEVAAGTNLILWKCTGTDNQLFTVDGDKLRSTVDEDLCVAFPQGDKGSQLTLESCAAAGTDVSWLGRDYDDPVGYGYDDWMGSDVY
- a CDS encoding MBL fold metallo-hydrolase, with translation MDYTGMVEPGGSAQTLELKQLSITKFSVSAMDNNCYLLRDKESGQKLLIDAAADAPRILEVTGTDLSAVITTHKHWDHVRALQQVIEATGARSYAHPDDSPEIPIVTNAVHDGDVIRLGATELSIIHLVGHTPGSIAVRYLDPHGHGHIFTGDSLFPGGVGKTHSTEDFKSLISDVEEKLFKLSTDNTHVYPGHGNDTTIGTERPHLDEWQKRGW